Part of the Bacillus cereus group sp. RP43 genome is shown below.
GGTACTTGGTTCGTTTAAAACATCTAGTGAAGTATTACAAGGAGGTTTTTGGCCTAAAGAATTTCACTGGGAAAATTATCGGCAAGTATTAGACATACTACCATTTAACACATATTTATTTAATAGTTTTTATACATCTTTCATCATTACTATATATGTGCTCGTTTCATCTGCACTGTTTGCTTATATGTTAGCATTTTACAAGTTTAAAGGTAAAAATATTACATTTAGTGTCGTGATGGCAACCTATATGATTCCTGGAGCTGTTTCGTATGTTCCTGTATATGTAATGTTAGGGAAATTCGGGCTACTTGATTCACATTTTGGATACATGATTTCTATGGCTGTTAGCGTATTCGGTATTTTCTATTTAAAACAATCGTTTCACAAAGTTGGTTTTGAAATAGTAGAAGCAGCCAAAATTGATGGAGCAAGTGATTGGCGTATTCTTTGGAAAATTATTTTTCCAATGACACGATCATCATTTGTAACACTAGGATTGGTCACATTTATTGGTAATTATAATAATTACGTCTGGCCAGCTCTTATATTGAAAGATAATACGCAAAAGTTAATTACGAATGGAATTGCTGATTATTTCATTAATAGTTCCTTAGGGCGAGATTGGTCACACATTATGGTTGCAAGTACAATCGCAACAGTGCCGCTCTTAATCGTATTTTTGATTCTACAAAAATGGTTCTTATCTGGTGTTACTGATTCAGGAATAAAGGGGTAATTAAATAGTAAAGGAGAGTTGTGGGATGAAAAAATTATTCATGCTTCTAACAGTTATAACACTGTTTGTTGGTGCACTTGCGGGTTGTTCAGGCGGAAAAGGAAGTACGGTTAAAGCGAGTAAAGAAGGGGAGAAGGTTGTTGTT
Proteins encoded:
- a CDS encoding carbohydrate ABC transporter permease, translating into MKKGPLIVKHLFLALSSILFVFPFIWMVLGSFKTSSEVLQGGFWPKEFHWENYRQVLDILPFNTYLFNSFYTSFIITIYVLVSSALFAYMLAFYKFKGKNITFSVVMATYMIPGAVSYVPVYVMLGKFGLLDSHFGYMISMAVSVFGIFYLKQSFHKVGFEIVEAAKIDGASDWRILWKIIFPMTRSSFVTLGLVTFIGNYNNYVWPALILKDNTQKLITNGIADYFINSSLGRDWSHIMVASTIATVPLLIVFLILQKWFLSGVTDSGIKG